The region GGCCCTGCATCTCGACGTGATGGATTTCGTCACGCCCGCCTTCCGCAAGCTGTACACGGATTTCTATATCAAGCTGGTCAACAAGGCGCCCGCGCTGTGGGGCTATCTGTATCACGCCACCCACGACGCGCCGCGCGACAGCTCGATGCAGCGCTTGCGCCGCGGCGTCGAGCGCCTCAATACGCGCGCGCTGATGACGCAGATCGCCGCCTTCCAGCCCGACGCCATCATCTGCACGCATTTCCTGCCGGCCGAACTGCTGTCGCGCGCACTGCGCCAGCAGCAGCTGGCTTGCCCCGTGTGGGTGCAGGTCACGGATTTCGACTTGCACCGCATGTGGGTGCACGAGCAGATGGAAGGTTATTTCGCCGCCACCGACGAAGTGGCGTTCCGCATGCGCCACGAAGGCATCCCCGCCGAGCGCATCCACGTGACGGGCATCCCCATCATGCCCGCGTTCGCGCAGGCGCCCGACCGCGTGCAGTGCGCGCAGGCGTTTGGCATCGACCCGCGGCGCACGACGATCTTGCTGATGGGCGGCGGAGCGGGACTGGGCAGCCTTGAAACGGTCGCCGCGCGCCTGCTGGCGCTGCCAGGCGACTTCCAGCTGGTCGTGCTGGCGGGGAAAAACGCCGCCGCGCTGGCGGCGCTGCAGACGCTGGCCGGCCAGTATCCGGGCCGCCTGCTGGCGCAAGGCTTCACCAGCGAAGTCGAGCGCCTGATGGCGTGCGCCGACCTG is a window of Janthinobacterium rivuli DNA encoding:
- a CDS encoding MGDG synthase family glycosyltransferase, which encodes MTQKILLLSVSAGAGHMRAAQAIEAYAARDGHGGGPAALALHLDVMDFVTPAFRKLYTDFYIKLVNKAPALWGYLYHATHDAPRDSSMQRLRRGVERLNTRALMTQIAAFQPDAIICTHFLPAELLSRALRQQQLACPVWVQVTDFDLHRMWVHEQMEGYFAATDEVAFRMRHEGIPAERIHVTGIPIMPAFAQAPDRVQCAQAFGIDPRRTTILLMGGGAGLGSLETVAARLLALPGDFQLVVLAGKNAAALAALQTLAGQYPGRLLAQGFTSEVERLMACADLVITKPGGLTTSECLALGLPMIVNSPIPGQEERNADYLLEQGVALKAFDAVTLEYRVRLLLEHPEQLQAMRAKALALGRPRAACDVLTQVLAQSVA